From Treponema sp. OMZ 787:
CTACTTATTCGTAGTTTCTTTTATATTGTTTCTAAGCTCATGGATGGTTTTTTCTAAACTCGGATCGGCGGCAATTTGATCTTCAATCTTGTTACAGCCGTGCAAGATGGTCGTATGATCCCGGCCTCCGAATTCGTTGCCCAGTTCGGTTGTAGAACACTCGGTCATTTCCCTGCAAAGAAACATGGCGATTTGACGCGGAAACGAAAAACTCTTGGTGCGTTTTTTGCTTTTAATATCCGAAATCGAAATGCTAAAATAATCGGCTACCGTTTTTTGAATAAGGTCGATGGTAACATTCCTTTGGCGGGCTGATCCGAAAAAATCCCTTAAAATATTCTTTGCCGTAGCCTCGTCCATTGTTTTTTTTATAAGTTCCGTATAGGCAATGAGTTTTGTTAAGGCAGCTTCCAAATCACGGACATTCGAAGAAATGTTTTTTGCAACCATGTCGATAACTTCATTCGGAATTTTTATGCTGCTCTTTTCCATTTTCTTTAAAAGAATAGCATAACGCGTTTCATAGGCCGGGGTCTGTAAGTCTACATTTAAGCCCCTTTCAAATCTCGATTTTAAACGCTGTGAAAGATTTTTTAATTCTGATGGAGGACGGTCGCATGTAAATACAATCTGTTTATTTTTTTCATAGAGCTCATTAAAGGTGTGAAAAAGCTCCTCTTGAGTTTCCACCTTTCCTTGAAAAAAGTGAATATCGTCTATAAGAAGAACATCGGCTTTTCGGTACTTGTTTTTAAATGAGGTCATCATCTTTTTTTGCACGCATTCTACAAATTCGTTTGTAAATGTTTCTGCCGTAACATAAATAACCTTAAGTTTTGTCGTGTTCCAGACTTTATTTCCTATAGCCTGCATAAGGTGGGTTTTACCCAAGCCGACCCCTCCGTATATCAAAAACGGGTTATAAGCACTTCCCGGGTTTGCGGACACTGCTATAGCCGCATTTACGCCAAAGTTGTTATTTTGCCCAATTACAAAGTCATCAAAATTATAGTCAGACCGTAAATCCGGATGCTGTCCCCTTCCGCTTTCAGGTTTTAAAGATTGTTTTGCGGGTTCGGGTGATGACGGAGTTTCCGAATCTGCTTTTTTATCGGATTTTTCCTCATTTTCTGCTTCAGAAATATCCTCTTCAGTCTTTGCTTTTATAATAAAATCTACAGATAATTTTTTACCTGACAATTCAAACAATTTTTTTTCAATATCGGTCTTATAATTATTAACCATCTGATCTCTGAAAAAAGATGAAGGCACACTCACATATATAGAATCTTCCGTGGATTTTTCATATTTAGAATTTAAAAACCACATAGAAAACACGGGCACTGATAACTCATCCTTAAGCTGCTTAACCGCTTCATCCCAAAAAATTTTATAATCCCATTCACTCATAGTCTGCCATTATACTACTTCTTTACTTTTTTTTGCAATAATGATAGAATAAAAAGAGGCATTTATTGTCAAATTTTATGGGAATTTATAAGTTTTTAAGGAAAAAAAATGACAAAGTCAAATTATTCGGCAAATAATATTACGGTTTTAAAGGGATTGGAAGCGGTCAGAAAAAGACCGGGTATGTATATAGGTTCAACGGGGCCGGACGGCCTTCATCATCTTGTTTATGAGGTTGTAGATAACTGTATAGACGAGGCTATGGCCGGCTTTTGCGATAAAATCTTGGTAGTTCTTGAACCGAACGATATTGTGCGTGTAGAGGACAACGGCCGAGGTATTCCTGTAGATATTCACCCGACAGAAAAAATAAGCGCCTTAGAGCTGGTTTTAACCCGCCTCCATGCCGGAGGTAAGTTCGACAAGGGCTCCTACAAGGTTTCGGGCGGTTTGCACGGTGTAGGTGTTTCGGTTGTAAATGCCCTTTCAGTATGGATGGAAGCCAAGGTCTACAAGGACGGCTTTGAGCACTATG
This genomic window contains:
- the dnaA gene encoding chromosomal replication initiator protein DnaA, with amino-acid sequence MSEWDYKIFWDEAVKQLKDELSVPVFSMWFLNSKYEKSTEDSIYVSVPSSFFRDQMVNNYKTDIEKKLFELSGKKLSVDFIIKAKTEEDISEAENEEKSDKKADSETPSSPEPAKQSLKPESGRGQHPDLRSDYNFDDFVIGQNNNFGVNAAIAVSANPGSAYNPFLIYGGVGLGKTHLMQAIGNKVWNTTKLKVIYVTAETFTNEFVECVQKKMMTSFKNKYRKADVLLIDDIHFFQGKVETQEELFHTFNELYEKNKQIVFTCDRPPSELKNLSQRLKSRFERGLNVDLQTPAYETRYAILLKKMEKSSIKIPNEVIDMVAKNISSNVRDLEAALTKLIAYTELIKKTMDEATAKNILRDFFGSARQRNVTIDLIQKTVADYFSISISDIKSKKRTKSFSFPRQIAMFLCREMTECSTTELGNEFGGRDHTTILHGCNKIEDQIAADPSLEKTIHELRNNIKETTNK